The window AACCCAGACCGTTGAGGACGCGGCGAATTTGAGCGGGATAGGTGTACCCACCTGCCAATTCAAACGCTTCCTGAAGCGGACCATAGCGTTCCAGGGCAGCTTCCGCTTCCTCCGGATCGGCCATTTTCTTTTCCAGGCTCGCCAGAGTCTTTTCCTGGGCGCGCAAGGAAGTAAAAGCCTGCAGCATGGAGTCCCACAACGTTTCGGAGAGTTCGTTCCGGCGGCTTTTCGAGTAGCTGACTTCCTGGGGTAGATACCCGATCTGCAGCGAGCGTGCGCGTTGCACGGTGCCCTGGTCCGGTTTCTCGAGCCCGATGAGAACGCGTAGCAAGGTCGTCTTTCCGATTCCGTTGGGGCCAACGAGTGCAATGCGGGCGCGGCGAGGAATCACGAGAGACACCCTGGAAAATACGTCCTGGGCGCCGTACGATTTCGCAACCTCGGAAGCAGATAACAGCGACATCGGAGGGATTATACCCCAGGCTCTTTTGGCGCCTGACGGCTGCACGTTTCCATGCGGCAGGCCAGTGCGCTATAATTTCGGACGTAAGCAGAGAGGGAAAGTCTACTCGTGGAAAGTCCGTCTTCGGTAAGCTACCGCGGTCTGATGATCGCCGCGATCATCCTCGCCGCAATCGGCTGGCTGGGACTGCTCGTGCTGATGAACGTTACCCTGCCAACCGTCGGACCGCGTTGGTTCTTCTTCTTCCTCTGGGTGCTGGCCGTGACCGGTACGGTGCTGCCCTTCATCTGGCTGCTTCACCGTCGTTTCTCGGCCGACCGTCCGGCGGCTCCATCGACCCTGCTGCGGCAGGGTTTGTGGGTCGGATTGTATGCCGCTCTTTGTGTCTGGCTGCAGATCAACCGCAGCCTCTCGCTTCCGCTTGCGATCCTGCTGGCGGCTGGTGTGGGATTGTTGGAATGGCTGCTGCGTATCCTGGAGCGAAGCAACTGGAGACCGCGGGATCCACACTCGAGCAGTGGTTGTCGGTGAGTCTGGTGCCCGTGATCAACGCCACGGGCGTCATTCTTCACACCAACCTCGGTCGCGCCCCGCTGTGCGAGAGCGCCCAGGCCGCCATGCGTGAGGTTTCCCGCGGGTACAGCACGCTCGAATACAATCTCGCCCGCGGCGCACGCGGGAAACGCGAAGTCCACGCGGGAGGCATGCTGCAAAGACTCACCGGCGCCGAAGCGGCGCTGGTCGTCAACAACAACGCTGCCGCGGTGTTGCTTGCCCTGACTGCGCTGGCCCGACGGAAGGAAGTGCTCGTATCGCGCTCGCAGTTGATCGAGATCGGCGGTGGATTTCGCATCCCTGACGTGATGCGCCAATCGGGCGCCAAGCTGATCGAAGTGGGCACCACCAACCGCACACATCCAGCGGATTTCGAATCCGCCATCAACAAACGCACGGCACTGATCCTGCGCGCCCACCATTCCAATTTCAAGATCGTCGGCTTCACCACCGAACCACCGCTGGAAGAACTTGTGCGCCTGGGAGAGAAACACAGCGTACCCGTGCTCGACGATCTCGGTTCCGGTGCGCTGCTGGACACGGCGCAGTTCGGATTGGGACACGAACCGACGGTACAGGAATCCCTGCAGGCCGGCGCCCCACTTGTGGCTTTCTCGGGCGACAAGCTGCTCGGAGGACCGCAAGCGGGGATCATCGTCGGCGAAGGGGCGCTGGTGGAACGGCTCCTCAAGCACCCGCTCGCCAGAGCCCTGCGGCCCGATAAATTGTGCCTGGCGGCGCTCTGCGCTACGCTGCAGCATTATCTGCGCGAAGAAGCAGTATCTGCGATCCCCGTGTGGCGGATGATTTCCACAGGAGAAGAAACACTGCAGAAACGTGCGCAGCGATGGGCAGCACAAATCGGCCGGGGAGATGTCGTCGCCAGTCGTTCGACGGTAGGCGGCGGCAGCCTGCCCGAGGAAACGCTGCCGACCTGGGTGCTGGCGATCGAGAGGCGCCATCCAAACGCGTTCACCAAACAATTGCGCAGCGCCGAACCGGCAGTGATTGCGCGTATCGAAGAGAATCGAGTAGTGCTGGACCCACGTACGGTGCTTGAAGCGCAAGACGAAGCGCTCATTCGAGTTCTCAAGCAAGCCCTGCAACGCAGAAGTGGGCAGAAGTAGTCTTTCCATCACATCCTGGTTTTCGCGGGATAGCTTAAAGGATCAACTTGCATGAAGAATGAAATCGACGACCTCATGACCGCAGGCGAAATTGACGCCTTACTCATCGCCGGACCGACTTCGCACAATCCCGCGATGGTGTACTTTACGGGCATCAAGCCGATCAGCAGCACCTTCCTGATCAAAAAAGTCGGCCAGGCGCCGGTTTTGTTCTATCTTCCCATGGAACGCGACGAAGCTGCCAACACCGGGCTGCAAACCAAGAACATATTCGACTACGACATTTATAAACTGCTGGAAGAAACGGGCGGCGACCACATGCGCATGTTGGCGCTGCAGTTGCAGCGTATGCTCCAGGATTTCGACGTCTCGGGACGCGTGGCGCTGTACGGAGAAACCGAAATCGGCTCGCTGTTCGCGTCACTCAGACTACTGGAGCAAATTCAACCCGATGTGGAGATCGTCGGCGAGGATACTTCCAGATCCGTGCTCGGCCGCGCACGTACGACGAAGGACGAAGACGAAATTTCCCGCATCCGCAAGATGGGACAGGTCACGACCAACGTGGTGTCCGACGTCGCCGGGTTCCTGACGTCCCACAACGTGAAAAACGACCTGCTCGTAGATCGAAGCGGCAATGTGCTCACCGTCGGCGCAGTGAAGCGGCGCATCAATACCTGGTTATCCATGCGCGGGGCCGACAATCCCCACGGCTGCATTTTCGCCATCGGGCGGGACGCCGGTGTGCCCCACAGCAGCGGCAGCGACGACGACCCGGTGGCCGTGGGCAAATCGATCATCTTCGACATCTATCCCACGGAAGCCGGCGGTGGATACTATTTCGATTTCACCCGCACGTGGTGCCTGGGGCACGCGCCCGATGACGTGCAGGCTGCGTATGAGGACGTCCTCGACGTGTACGACTCCGTCCGGGAGGCCATGGAAGTAGATGCGCCCTTCCGGGATTATCAGATCATGGCCTGCGAGATGTTCGCCGAGCAGGGACATGCGACGATCATGTCGGACAGCAATACAAAAGAAGGCTACGTTCACTCTCTGGGGCATGGATTGGGGCTGGACGTTCATGAAGCGCCAAACTCCGTCCACCTGGAAAGCAATCAAGACCGGCTGCGCCCCGGCTCCGTGGTCACCATCGAACCGGGTCTATATTATCCGGGGCGGAACTACGGGGTGCGAATCGAAGATACAATATGGGTACGTCCGGACGGGAAGATGGAAATCCTGGCCGACTATCCCAAAGACCTTGTGCTGAAAATGCCGGGCATCTAGGTCGACCCTTTTGGGTGCTCTCCGATCCGTCTGAGGGAAATTCGAGGTGAATGTGGAACAAGAAACACGCATACTTGGCATCGAGACATCTTGCGACGAGACTGCCGCCGCGGTGGTGGAAGATGGCCGCAGGATCATCTCCAATGTCGTTGCCTCCCAGGTGAACATTCACGCCGAGTATGGCGGCGTTTTCCCGGAACTGGCCTCACGCGCCCACGTAGAAGTCATCTACCAGGTCGTATCCAGCGCGCTCTCGCAAGCCCACATTGCCGCAGAGGCCGTGGATGCCATCGCCGTCACGCGGGGACCCGGATTGGCGGGCTCTCTCGTCGTTGGGATGAATATGGCCAAGGGGCTGGCGTTCGGTTCAAAGGTTCCCTTGCTGGGGATCAACCACCTGGAGGCTCATCTCTATTCGACCTGGCTGGTTTTGGATGAACCCGAACCCGACTTTCCCTTGTTGGGCTTGATTGTGTCTGGTGGACACACCGAACTCGTTTTGATGAGCGACCACCTGACCTACCAGCGGTTGGGCGGAACGCTTGACGACGCGGCCGGTGAGGCTTTCGACAAGGTCGCCCGTTTGCTCGGTCTGGCCTATCCCGGGGGTCCGGCGATACAGCAAGCCGCCGAAAATGGGAATCCTGAAGCGTTGAAGTTTCCGCGTGCCTGGCTGGAGGGAACGTGGGATTTTTCTTTCAGCGGTTTGAAGACAGCCGTGCTGCGCGAGGTGCGCAAACGGCAACCGGATATCGAAGCCGGAGTCGAGGCGCCTCGCCCGGGGCTGCCCATCGCCGACCTCGCCGCATCGTTCCAGGCCGCCGTCGTCGATGTTCTCGTGGGGAAAACGCTGGCCGCTGCAGAAGAATTCCAGGCGCGGGAGATACTCGTCGCCGGGGGCGTTTCAGCCAACCGGCCGCTGCGACAGGCGTTTCAATTGAGTTCGAAACTCCCCGTTCGGGTCCCGCCGCTGCACTTGTGCACGGATAACGCCGCCATGACTGCCGCAGTCGGGCACCGGCGATTCCTTGCCGGCCAACGCGACGCCCTGGATATCGATGTGCTCCCGAACTGGTCCTTGTAGAAACGGAACAAACCAGAACCACTCAATCGTCCCATCCGGGCAAACTGGCGCGGATCGAATCGACGCCGTAGTACTCCGCAGCGCAAAGGTTGTACCAATAGCCGGGATCGGGCGATAGTTCTCCGACTCTCGGGATGATGTGATCGATCTGGACCACCTCGATATCCTTAACCCCGCGTTCATTGGCCTCCCGTATCTCTCGATCGCGAGTGTCCCAAAACTGGGACCATTTCTGATAATGAGGTAGGTCTTTAATCACACCATAGGCGACACGAAGAGGGTATAAACACATTGCAGAAAGTACAAACAGCGTGCAAACTACAAGAACGGATTTGTATTTGAAAGACAAACCGTATTTTTTCGTTAAAACTTGAGCGGCAATCCAACCCAGGCACATGATCGCACAAACCATAACAACCCTTGCTAGGATTAACGCTCTTGACTCAGGATATGCATGTTGAACATATGCTGAGGGTGCTATACAACAAACGATCAATACATATGCTGCCAACGGTATTAATAACACACCAATCAATAAGTGCGAAAATCGAGAGAAGCCAGGCAATTGGAAGCGTAAATTGAGAGCTACAGACAGGAAGAATGCAATTATGAGTGTATATATCGAAGGCGTTCGTAATGCTTTGATTGTGCCGACAATAAAATCCATTGAGTGAGTGAATGACATTCGGATAAGAGAATATAGATCAGGAGGAGAAGGCAGTGCCATGTCTATTCGTCTCACTTGATTCGCTGGT of the Anaerolineales bacterium genome contains:
- the tsaD gene encoding tRNA (adenosine(37)-N6)-threonylcarbamoyltransferase complex transferase subunit TsaD yields the protein MEQETRILGIETSCDETAAAVVEDGRRIISNVVASQVNIHAEYGGVFPELASRAHVEVIYQVVSSALSQAHIAAEAVDAIAVTRGPGLAGSLVVGMNMAKGLAFGSKVPLLGINHLEAHLYSTWLVLDEPEPDFPLLGLIVSGGHTELVLMSDHLTYQRLGGTLDDAAGEAFDKVARLLGLAYPGGPAIQQAAENGNPEALKFPRAWLEGTWDFSFSGLKTAVLREVRKRQPDIEAGVEAPRPGLPIADLAASFQAAVVDVLVGKTLAAAEEFQAREILVAGGVSANRPLRQAFQLSSKLPVRVPPLHLCTDNAAMTAAVGHRRFLAGQRDALDIDVLPNWSL
- the selA gene encoding L-seryl-tRNA(Sec) selenium transferase encodes the protein MAAAYPGAKQLETAGSTLEQWLSVSLVPVINATGVILHTNLGRAPLCESAQAAMREVSRGYSTLEYNLARGARGKREVHAGGMLQRLTGAEAALVVNNNAAAVLLALTALARRKEVLVSRSQLIEIGGGFRIPDVMRQSGAKLIEVGTTNRTHPADFESAINKRTALILRAHHSNFKIVGFTTEPPLEELVRLGEKHSVPVLDDLGSGALLDTAQFGLGHEPTVQESLQAGAPLVAFSGDKLLGGPQAGIIVGEGALVERLLKHPLARALRPDKLCLAALCATLQHYLREEAVSAIPVWRMISTGEETLQKRAQRWAAQIGRGDVVASRSTVGGGSLPEETLPTWVLAIERRHPNAFTKQLRSAEPAVIARIEENRVVLDPRTVLEAQDEALIRVLKQALQRRSGQK
- a CDS encoding Xaa-Pro peptidase family protein, with product MKNEIDDLMTAGEIDALLIAGPTSHNPAMVYFTGIKPISSTFLIKKVGQAPVLFYLPMERDEAANTGLQTKNIFDYDIYKLLEETGGDHMRMLALQLQRMLQDFDVSGRVALYGETEIGSLFASLRLLEQIQPDVEIVGEDTSRSVLGRARTTKDEDEISRIRKMGQVTTNVVSDVAGFLTSHNVKNDLLVDRSGNVLTVGAVKRRINTWLSMRGADNPHGCIFAIGRDAGVPHSSGSDDDPVAVGKSIIFDIYPTEAGGGYYFDFTRTWCLGHAPDDVQAAYEDVLDVYDSVREAMEVDAPFRDYQIMACEMFAEQGHATIMSDSNTKEGYVHSLGHGLGLDVHEAPNSVHLESNQDRLRPGSVVTIEPGLYYPGRNYGVRIEDTIWVRPDGKMEILADYPKDLVLKMPGI